The following proteins are encoded in a genomic region of Gossypium hirsutum isolate 1008001.06 chromosome D05, Gossypium_hirsutum_v2.1, whole genome shotgun sequence:
- the LOC107907353 gene encoding DNA polymerase epsilon subunit B: MRGQTRKKIQKKLKIRGYSLKTDGLDEILSFVNRFQDAEDEAIDLLLDQLDHQSLKSSIIDKESVHQVVSLLLDAEAAEEESPSSSHSSIRVVDAFLIPKFRYDPIKKHFFQHAGSLPIHGEASAKAALYRDRLLLLFQRVSRDQHFIKPAFDTDVDTSPSCQLSTIQSLVGQRGRRWVMGVISQLEDGHFYLEDLTAAVEIDFSKAKITTGFFTENTIIVAEGEMLSEGIFQVITCGFPPLENRDKSLKVLAGHDFFGCGTLTKEETLRLADLEKRAVNDMFVILSDIWLDNEQVMEKLETVLNGFENVEIVPSLFVFMGDFCSHPCNLSFHSFSSLRSQFGKLGQMIEAHPRLKEQSKFLFIPGPNDTGPSTVLPRCALPKYLTEELQKHVPNAIFSSNPCRVKFYTQEMVFFRQDLLYRMRRSCLIPPSTEETDDPFEHLVATITHQSHLCPLPLFVQPIIWNYDHCLHLYPTPHTIVLGDRSEQKAFKYTGITCFNPGSFSDDSTFVAYRPCTQEVEFSAL; this comes from the exons ATGAGGGGGCAAACTCGTAAGAAGATTCAAAAGAAATTGAAGATAAGAGGATACAGCTTGAAGACGGATGGTCTTGATGAGATTCTCTCCTTCGTCAATCGCTTCCAAGATGCTGAAGATGAGGCTATCGATCTCCTCCTCGACCAGCTCGATCACCAATCCt TGAAATCTTCCATAATCGACAAGGAGTCGGTGCACCAAGTAGTCAGTCTTCTATTGGATGCTGAAGCAGCTGAGGAGGAATCCCCTTCTTCTTCTCATTCCTCGATCCGCGTTGTTGATGCCTTTCTTATCCCCAAATTTAGATACGATCCCATCAAGAAGCATTTCTTTCA ACATGCGGGTAGTCTACCCATTCATGGGGAAGCTTCTGCAAAAGCAGCTCTTTATAGAGATAGATTGTTGTTGTTGTTCCAAAGGGTTTCTCGTGATCAGCATTTTATTAAACCTGCATTTGATACTGATGTTGATACCTCTCCAAGCTGTCAG CTATCAACAATACAGTCTCTGGTTGGGCAAAGAGGGAGGAGATGGGTGATGGGTGTCATCTCCCAGTTGGAGGATGGTCATTTTTACTTGGAAGACCTTACTGCTGCTGTTGAAATAGACTTCTCCAAAGCA AAGATAACTACAGGATTTTTCACCGAGAACACTATAATTGTAGCAGAAGGTGAAATGCTTTCTGAGGGAATTTTTCAG GTAATTACATGTGGCTTTCCTCCCTTAGAGAACAGAGATAAATCACTCAAAGTACTTGCTGGACATGACTTCTTTGGTTGTGGTACACTAACAAAAGAGGAGACA CTCAGACTTGCAGATTTGGAAAAGAGAGCAGTAAATGACATGTTTGTCATACTATCTGACATTTGGCTGGACAATGAACAG GTTATGGAAAAGCTGGAGACTGTCCTTAATGGATTTGAGAATGTGGAAATCGTTCCTTCCTTATTTGTTTTCATGGGAGATTTTTGTTCTCACCCATGTAATCTCTCCTTTCATTCTTTCTCAAGTCTCAG ATCGCAATTTGGAAAATTAGGCCAAATGATTGAAGCCCATCCCCGACTGAAAGAACAGAGCAAGTTTCTGTTTATTCCAGGTCCCAATGATACAG GTCCATCAACTGTTTTACCTCGGTGTGCTTTACCAAAATATCTAACTGAAGAGCTCCAGAAGCATGTTCCAAATGCCATATTTTCTAGTAATCCCTGCAG GGTAAAGTTCTACACGCAGGAAATGGTCTTCTTTCGTCAAGATCTACTGTATAGAATGCGACGTTCTTGTTTGATTCCCCCTTCCACTGAAGAAACAGATGATCCTTTTGAACAT CTTGTTGCAACCATTACCCATCAAAGTCATCTCTGCCCACTGCCTCTCTTTGTACAACCCATCATTTGGAATTATGACCATTGTctccatctatatccgactccaCATACG ATCGTTTTAGGTGATAGAAGTGAGCAGAAGGCATTCAAGTATACTGGAATTACTTGCTTCAATCCAGGTTCCTTCTCAGATGATAGCACATTTGTTGCATATAGACCTTGCACTCAGGAAGTTGAGTTTTCAGCCTTGTGA
- the LOC107907354 gene encoding nifU-like protein 3, chloroplastic: MSTIATHTPPVIKATQLAAFNPFLSSSKPPLPPCLSLFENPISGSRGLSSKDNAFLRGQFNNSRFMNFYASRAPRKQRGLVVSPSCVLPLTEENVEKVLDEVRPGLMADGGNVALHEIDGLVVVLKLQGACGSCPSSTMTLKMGIETRLRDKIPEIMEVEQIMDTETGLELNKENIEKVLDEIRPYLVGTGGGELELVEIDDYVVKVRLSGPAAGVMTVRVALTQKLREKIPAIAAVQLLD; the protein is encoded by the exons ATGAGTACAATCGCTACACACACACCGCCAGTAATCAAAGCAACACAACTTGCAGCATTCAACCCATTTCTCTCTTCATCTAAACCACCCCTTCCTCCATGTTTATCTCTCTTTGAG aaCCCTATTTCAGGTTCACGCGGTTTATCCTCAAAGGACAACGCTTTCCTCAGGGGCCAATTTAACAACAGCCggtttatgaatttttatgcTAGCCGTGCTCCCAGAAAGCAAAGAg GTCTCGTTGTTTCACCAAGTTGTGTCCTTCCACTGACGGAGGAGAATGTTGAGAAGGTTTTGGATGAGGTACGTCCTGGCTTGATGGCCGATGGAGGGAATGTGGCTTTGCATGAAATAGATGGTCTTGTCGTGGTCTTGAAGTTGCAAGGAGCATGTGGTTCATGTCCAAGCTCAACAATGACCCTAAAGATGGGAATTGAAACTCGGCTCCGAGATAAAATTCCTGAAATCATGGAAGTAGAGCAGATCATGGACACAGAGACAGGGCTTGAGTTAAACAAAGAGAACATTGAAAAG GTTCTAGATGAGATTAGACCATACTTGGTAGGTACAGGAGGTGGAGAACTTGAGCTTGTTGAGATAGATGACTATGTTGTAAAAGTTCGGCTTAGCGGACCTGCAGCTGGAGTTATGACTGTCCGTGTTGCTTTAACTCAAAAATTGAGGGAAAAAATACCTGCTATTGCAGCTGTTCAACTGCTTGATTGA
- the LOC107907355 gene encoding uncharacterized protein, with protein sequence NTDFAVRNQTCPLTSAFTFTRKPKTKPLTFVTSISCRYQTDDLKDSAWRNEKQLAKIAIVTVASGVLTLGSVADASTAKTGGRVSGQSFKSSAPRSAPRTNSNSRTNIYINPPGAPPLVGGYGFDFGGWGWSWSSFSFFVPGPSVSIGVGSGFDTLVIFLFLGAVAAIARRFLGPREDEDYDY encoded by the exons AACACGGATTTTGCTGTAAGAAACCAAACATGTCCATTGACCAGCGCTTTTACATTTACCCGAAAACCCAAAACTAAGCCTCTCACTTTTGTTACTTCCATCTCATGCAGATACCAAACAGACGACCTCAAAGATTCAGCCTG GCGAAATGAGAAGCAGTTAGCAAAGATAGCAATAGTGACAGTGGCGTCTGGGGTGTTGACCCTAGGCTCAGTTGCCGATGCTTCAACTGCCAAAACAGGTGGCAGAGTCAGTGGTCAATCGTTCAAGTCATCAGCTCCGCGCTCAGCCCCAAGAACCAACAGCAATTCCAG gaccaatatatatataaatccacCAGGCGCCCCACCTTTAGTTGGAGGTTATGGATTTGATTTCGGTGGCTGGGGCTGGAGTTGGTCATCATTTTCCTTCTTTGTTCCTGGTCCTAGTGTTTCAATTGGTGTTGGAAGTGGATTCGACACTCTCGTCATCTTTCTGTTTCTTGGTGCTGTTGCAGCTATAGCAAGGAGATTCCTTGGACCCAGAGAAGACGAAGATTATGATTATTAA
- the LOC107907352 gene encoding plasma membrane ATPase 4: MGAISLEEIKNETVDLEKIPIEEVFEQLKCSREGLSSEEGANRLQIFGPNKLEEKKESKILKFLGFMWNPLSWVMEAAAIMAIALANGDGKPPDWQDFVGIVCLLVINSTISFIEENNAGNAAAALMAGLAPKTKVLRDGKWSEQEAAILVPGDIISIKLGDIIPADARLLEGDPLKIDQSALTGESLPVTKNPGDEVFSGSTCKQGEIEAVVIATGVHTFFGKAAHLVDSTNNVGHFQKVLTAIGNFCICSIAIGMLVEIIVMYPIQHRKYRDGIDNLLVLLIGGIPIAMPTVLSVTMAIGSHRLSQQGAITKRMTAIEEMAGMDVLCSDKTGTLTLNKLSVDRNLIEVFVKDVDKEHVVLLAARASRTENQDAIDAAIVGMLADPKEARAGIREVHFLPFNPVDKRTALTYIDSNGNWHRASKGAPEQILTLCNAKEDVKKKVHAIIDKFADRGLRSLGVARQQVPEKSKDGAGTPWQFVGLLPLFDPPRHDSAETIRRALNLGVNVKMITGDQLAIAKETGRRLGMGTNMYPSASLLGQDKDASIAALPVEELIEKADGFAGVFPEHKYEIVRKLQERKHICGMTGDGVNDAPALKKADIGIAVADATDAARSASDIVLTEPGLSVIISAVLTSRAIFQRMKNYTIYAVSITIRIVFGFMLIALIWKFDFSPFMVLIIAILNDGTIMTISKDRVKPSPLPDSWKLKEIFATGIVLGGYLALMTVVFFWIMHDTDFFSEKFGVRSLRKKDDQMMGALYLQVSIVSQALIFVTRSRSWSYFERPGLLLVTAFIIAQLAATVIAVYANWGFARIQGIGWGWAGVIWLYSVVFYIPLDLMKFAIRYILSGKAWLNLLENKTAFTTKKDYGKEEREAQWALAQRTLHGLQPPEASNLFNDKSSYRELSEIAEQAKRRAEVARLRELHTLKGHVESVVKLKGLDIDTIQQHYTV; the protein is encoded by the exons ATGGGTGCTATCAGTCTTGAAGAGATCAAGAACGAGACTGTTGATCTG GAAAAAATCCCAATAGAGGAAGTGTTTGAGCAGCTGAAATGTAGCAGAGAAGGATTGAGTTCGGAGGAGGGAGCCAACAGGCTTCAGATTTTTGGACCAAACAAGTTAGAGGAGAAGAAG GAAAGTAAGATTCTAAAATTTTTGGGGTTTATGTGGAATCCATTGTCATGGGTGATGGAAGCTGCTGCAATCATGGCCATTGCTTTGGCTAATGGTGATGGAAAGCCCCCAGATTGGCAAGACTTTGTTGGTATTGTTTGTTTGTTGGTAATTAACTCTACCATCAGTTTCATTGAAGAAAACAATGCTGGCAATGCTGCCGCCGCTCTTATGGCTGGTCTTGCCCCCAAAACCAAG GTGCTTAGGGATGGCAAATGGAGTGAACAAGAAGCAGCGATTCTGGTTCCTGGAGACATCATAAGTATTAAATTGGGAGATATTATCCCTGCCGATGCTCGTCTTCTTGAAGGTGATCCCTTGAAGATTGATCAATCTGCTCTTACTGGTGAATCACTCCCTGTGACCAAGAACCCCGGGGATGAAGTCTTCTCTGGTTCGACTTGCAAACAAGGTGAAATCGAGGCTGTTGTTATTGCTACCGGTGTTCATACCTTCTTTGGTAAGGCTGCACATCTTGTGGATAGCACCAACAACGTAGGACATTTCCAAAAGGTGCTCACTGCTATTGGAAACTTCTGTATTTGTTCCATTGCTATTGGTATGTTGGTTGAGATCATAGTCATGTACCCCATCCAACACCGAAAATACCGGGATGGAATCGACAATCTCTTGGTTCTTTTGATTGGTGGTATTCCAATTGCTATGCCTACTGTTTTGTCTGTGACCATGGCAATTGGATCTCACAGGCTGTCTCAGCAAGGTGCTATTACCAAGCGTATGACTGCCATTGAAGAAATGGCTGGCATGGATGTCCTTTGTAGTGATAAGACAGGAACATTGACACTTAACAAGCTGAGTGTTGATAGAAACTTGATTGAGGTGTTTGTAAAGGATGTTGATAAGGAACATGTTGTACTGCTTGCCGCAAGGGCCTCTAGAACTGAAAATCAAGATGCTATTGATGCTGCCATTGTTGGAATGCTCGCTGATCCTAAGGAGGCAAGAGCTGGTATTAGAGAGGTGCACTTCTTACCCTTCAATCCTGTGGACAAGAGAACTGCATTGACTTACATCGATTCAAACGGTAACTGGCACCGAGCAAGCAAAGGTGCTCCCGAACAG ATCTTGACTCTTTGCAATGCAAAAGAAGATGTTAAGAAGAAGGTTCACGCTATCATCGACAAGTTCGCGGATCGTGGTCTGCGGTCATTAGGTGTTGCAAGACAG CAAGTACCAGAAAAATCAAAAGATGGTGCTGGTACTCCATGGCAATTTGTTGGTTTATTGCCTCTGTTTGATCCTCCAAGGCATGACAGTGCCGAAACCATTCGCAGAGCTCTTAACCTTGGTGTTAATGTCAAGATGATAACAG GTGATCAACTTGCCATTGCAAAGGAAACTGGTCGCCGACTAGGAATGGGAACAAACATGTATCCATCTGCTTCTTTGTTAGGTCAAGACAAGGATGCAAGCATAGCTGCCCTTCCTGTTGAAGAGTTGATTGAGAAGGCAGATGGGTTTGCCGGCGTCTTTCCAGAACACAAATACGAAATTGTGAGGAAATTGCAGGAGAGGAAACATATATGTGGAATGACTGGAGATGGTGTTAATGACGCTCCTGCTTTAAAGAAAGCTGATATAGGTATTGCTGTTGCTGATGCTACAGACGCCGCACGAAGCGCTTCAGACATTGTTCTTACAGAACCTGGATTGAGTGTTATTATCAGTGCAGTGTTAACTAGTAGAGCTATTTTCCAGAGGATGAAGAACTATACT ATTTATGCAGTTTCCATCACAATCCGTATAGTG TTTGGATTTATGCTTATCGCTCTCATTTGGAAGTTCGACTTTTCACCGTTCATGGTTTTGATCATTGCCATTCTAAATGATG GAACTATTATGACCATCTCAAAGGATAGAGTAAAGCCATCTCCCTTGCCTGATAGCTGGAAACTGAAAGAAATTTTTGCCACTGGTATTGTGCTTGGTGGCTACTTGGCATTGATGACCGTTGTTTTCTTCTGGATTATGCATGATACAGACTTCTTTTCG GAAAAATTTGGTGTAAGGTCTCTAAGGAAGAAGGATGACCAAATGATGGGTGCTTTATATTTACAAGTGAGCATTGTCAGCCAGGCTTTAATTTTCGTCACTAGATCACGCAGCTGGTCATATTTCGAGCGTCCTGGACTGCTATTGGTCACTGCCTTCATTATTGCACAGCTG GCTGCTACTGTGATTGCTGTATATGCTAACTGGGGATTTGCAAGGATTCAAGGAATAGGATGGGGATGGGCCGGTGTCATATGGCTTTACAGTGTTGTTTTCTACATCCCACTTGATCTAATGAAGTTTGCCATTCGTTACATCTTAAGTGGAAAAGCTTGGCTCAACTTGCTAGAAAACAAG ACTGCATTCACCACCAAGAAAGACTATGGAAAAGAAGAGAGGGAAGCTCAATGGGCACTTGCTCAGAGGACATTACATGGACTTCAACCACCAGAAGCTTCTAACCTTTTCAATGACAAGAGTAGCTACAGAGAGTTGTCTGAGATTGCCGAGCAGGCCAAGAGGCGAGCTGAGGTGGCAAG GCTTCGAGAGCTTCACACTCTGAAAGGGCATGTGGAGTCGGTGGTGAAGCTGAAGGGACTGGACATTGATACAATCCAACAACATTATACAGTCTAG